One Fuerstiella marisgermanici DNA window includes the following coding sequences:
- a CDS encoding type IV pilus modification PilV family protein, with amino-acid sequence MQANSIPTKAFQGKRLGVTLTEVLMSLMIMAIGVTSVITLFPIATLKSAQATKRTNAAILKYNVEAQLDVQPSLIFDPDGDGNLTEHYRGGQRNYIVDPNGYFSIFEYSNDLGFTNDTTLADSFGHDNGNGPSGFPRFDGGIASSLGINLNPATLTDDQRRALRITAQEITSLGDAWDTQFEFILENGFAGATGSPLIIANGGVAGLRIPQEVVPDAAALQLVPTSATETPGGIIRDPERSRIVLFTADGEYSQSYPLLEIASNLDATWSEAVVNFDYNKDGYIEPRTLPREFRVDTSGNGVPDTVAVGKVLIQTRRPVDFSWFLTVRRAPDGVARGVDVVVRFGGEPRYADEIIYAATAPSFPTDYVLITSTVAEPPLKKGGFVFDMTAAKWHRIREYHETSAGVYRVTLEHPAATFGTSAMVIPGIVDVYPMGSRSL; translated from the coding sequence ATGCAGGCTAATTCAATCCCAACCAAAGCATTTCAAGGAAAACGTCTCGGCGTAACGCTCACAGAAGTGTTGATGTCGCTGATGATCATGGCGATCGGAGTTACATCAGTCATCACTCTGTTCCCCATAGCCACCTTGAAATCCGCACAAGCAACGAAGCGAACAAATGCAGCGATCCTAAAGTACAACGTCGAAGCCCAATTGGATGTGCAGCCGTCTCTGATTTTCGATCCTGATGGTGATGGTAATCTGACTGAGCACTATCGCGGAGGACAAAGAAACTACATCGTCGACCCGAACGGCTATTTTTCGATCTTTGAATACAGCAACGACCTTGGCTTTACCAACGACACGACGCTGGCGGATTCATTTGGGCATGACAACGGCAATGGCCCGAGCGGTTTTCCAAGGTTCGATGGTGGTATCGCCAGTTCATTGGGTATCAATCTAAACCCGGCAACCTTAACGGACGATCAACGCCGAGCGTTGCGTATCACTGCTCAGGAAATCACGAGTCTTGGTGATGCGTGGGACACCCAGTTTGAATTCATTCTTGAGAACGGGTTTGCGGGGGCCACCGGGTCGCCTTTGATCATTGCGAATGGCGGTGTTGCCGGGTTAAGAATTCCACAGGAAGTTGTGCCCGACGCAGCGGCTTTGCAACTTGTTCCAACGTCAGCGACTGAAACACCGGGTGGAATTATTCGCGACCCGGAACGAAGTCGAATCGTATTGTTCACAGCGGATGGAGAATACAGCCAGAGTTACCCTCTGTTGGAAATTGCATCTAACCTTGATGCAACATGGTCTGAAGCTGTGGTGAATTTCGATTACAACAAGGATGGTTACATTGAACCTCGAACTTTGCCTCGCGAATTTCGCGTCGACACATCGGGCAATGGTGTTCCGGATACAGTCGCTGTTGGCAAGGTTTTAATTCAGACCCGCCGTCCAGTCGATTTTTCCTGGTTCCTGACCGTGCGACGAGCACCGGATGGCGTCGCACGCGGCGTGGATGTGGTTGTCAGGTTTGGCGGCGAACCGAGATACGCGGACGAGATTATCTACGCCGCAACGGCACCTTCGTTTCCGACCGATTATGTGTTGATTACCAGTACGGTGGCTGAGCCCCCCTTGAAGAAGGGCGGATTTGTGTTTGACATGACGGCCGCCAAGTGGCACCGGATTCGAGAATATCACGAAACATCGGCAGGCGTATATCGGGTCACGCTTGAACACCCTGCTGCAACGTTCGGAACTAGCGCAATGGTGATACCGGGAATTGTCGACGTTTATCCGATGGGATCGCGGTCTCTGTAA
- a CDS encoding PulJ/GspJ family protein, protein MKNKILNPKFANRAAFTLVEMLVSVSLVLLMMTMFASVFQMATNSVSVQRAISESDQKVRSVTTLIRSDFDAMTMRYPLAYYPNEDQDLGPKALANREGYLYISTNDTDCRFDDFIQFTAKVTLGSGGGTEDNFYGLAQSLKDRQAGDTTTTPVNLYANPNQPEVDDGSLAADFASSSPSAQIAYFIRNGNLYRRVVLIRSPRRVAGGDLEPQPTSGANNDLLAGVNSAGPPVYDGRFLLGSSGLNNDFHRWFDFSAIAGFSPAGNQSAQFIGVDALSNKLTTSGAANASLGNPFYRFGFNQFTGLSREHDNNVTRTFIGRPTHAETSSVNWNWPQIPSVVEGSTDSDATSLSILGGSTGATGNADGSRGQGVGGNPYDLLNTPLSMPAGVDLLNEFDDSPAGTIGDGGLRRMEDLLLANVHEFKIEIWDQRTNRFVVPGYGSLADSDPALPNPPVIGDYHIRRNLQASTALGQFTYGPLAPYDPSATVEADRQPHVFDTWHPAPAAPGFAGFPPGIFVDPDRDGVPDAVETSPPYIGYVVYPPRKSDAPPGPSSPFMPPPALSATQAGLTYQGYWTPGNSYNVGDVVFAVPAQYVANGVAGWDADGDGEFAWDADQVVPFGATPNQGFPDQAFQIAYRCIRAGDSGPVPPTFPSTPGKRVSETISPGPVPAVWESIDNRRPLQSMRLTIRFMNETSGEPRQLTLLLPLASR, encoded by the coding sequence ATGAAGAACAAAATTTTAAACCCAAAATTTGCCAACCGGGCGGCATTCACGCTTGTCGAGATGCTGGTTTCGGTGTCGCTGGTCTTGCTGATGATGACGATGTTTGCATCAGTCTTTCAGATGGCAACCAACAGCGTCAGTGTGCAACGTGCGATCAGCGAGAGCGATCAAAAGGTCCGCTCAGTGACTACGTTGATTCGCAGTGACTTCGACGCAATGACAATGCGTTACCCACTGGCCTATTATCCCAATGAAGATCAGGACTTGGGGCCGAAGGCTCTCGCCAACCGCGAAGGCTACCTGTACATCTCGACAAACGACACAGACTGCCGCTTCGACGACTTCATCCAGTTTACAGCGAAGGTCACACTCGGGTCGGGGGGCGGTACTGAAGACAACTTCTACGGCTTAGCACAATCTCTCAAGGATCGTCAGGCTGGAGACACCACGACCACTCCCGTCAATCTATACGCCAATCCCAACCAGCCGGAAGTTGACGACGGTAGTCTCGCGGCCGACTTCGCGTCCAGTTCGCCTTCCGCTCAGATTGCGTACTTTATTCGCAATGGAAATCTCTACCGACGAGTCGTCCTGATCCGCAGTCCTCGTCGCGTTGCGGGGGGTGACCTCGAACCTCAGCCGACGAGCGGTGCGAACAATGACTTGCTTGCTGGTGTGAATTCGGCCGGACCACCGGTTTACGACGGACGGTTCCTGCTGGGTTCCAGCGGACTCAATAATGACTTTCACCGATGGTTCGACTTTTCCGCCATCGCAGGTTTTAGCCCTGCTGGGAATCAGTCAGCCCAGTTCATCGGCGTAGACGCTTTAAGTAACAAGCTCACGACATCTGGTGCCGCGAATGCGTCACTCGGAAATCCTTTTTACCGATTCGGATTCAATCAGTTTACCGGACTTTCGCGAGAACATGACAACAATGTAACGCGAACCTTCATCGGTCGGCCAACGCATGCGGAAACGTCCAGTGTGAATTGGAACTGGCCTCAGATTCCATCCGTAGTTGAAGGGTCTACTGATAGTGACGCGACGTCGCTTTCCATTCTGGGCGGGTCAACCGGCGCAACCGGCAATGCAGATGGCTCTCGGGGACAGGGAGTGGGCGGCAATCCGTATGACCTGTTGAACACGCCATTGAGTATGCCAGCAGGGGTCGACCTTTTAAATGAATTTGACGACTCACCAGCGGGCACAATTGGTGACGGCGGACTGCGGAGGATGGAAGACCTTCTGCTCGCGAACGTTCACGAGTTTAAGATTGAGATATGGGATCAACGCACAAATCGATTTGTCGTGCCGGGGTATGGGTCGCTGGCGGACTCGGATCCTGCGCTGCCAAATCCACCGGTGATCGGAGACTACCACATTCGCAGAAATCTGCAGGCAAGCACTGCTTTAGGGCAGTTCACGTACGGCCCGCTGGCTCCTTATGACCCGTCGGCTACTGTGGAAGCAGATCGCCAACCACACGTTTTTGATACTTGGCACCCGGCTCCAGCGGCGCCTGGCTTTGCTGGCTTTCCTCCCGGAATTTTCGTCGATCCGGATCGTGACGGTGTTCCAGATGCCGTCGAGACTTCGCCACCGTACATTGGCTATGTTGTCTATCCACCGCGTAAGTCAGACGCACCACCCGGCCCATCGTCACCGTTTATGCCGCCACCAGCATTAAGTGCCACTCAGGCGGGACTAACCTATCAGGGATATTGGACACCGGGTAATTCGTACAACGTGGGCGATGTCGTTTTCGCAGTACCTGCTCAGTATGTCGCAAATGGAGTCGCTGGCTGGGACGCGGACGGCGATGGAGAATTTGCATGGGATGCGGACCAGGTTGTTCCGTTTGGGGCAACGCCGAATCAGGGCTTTCCGGATCAAGCATTCCAGATTGCGTATCGTTGTATTCGAGCAGGAGACAGCGGGCCCGTCCCTCCGACGTTTCCGTCTACACCCGGCAAGCGAGTGTCAGAAACAATATCGCCTGGACCTGTACCTGCGGTCTGGGAATCTATCGACAATCGCCGTCCCCTTCAGTCCATGCGGCTGACCATCAGATTCATGAATGAAACCAGCGGTGAACCGCGACAGCTCACATTACTGCTACCACTGGCAAGTCGGTAG